From the genome of Gammaproteobacteria bacterium:
CAAACGGGGCATGAAGACCGGGCGACTGCGCTCGAACACGTCGATATCGCTGCCGTGGCGCAACGTGATATCGATATCGTCGAGTCCGTTCAAGAGGCGATACCTGATGAACGGGTCGATCTCGAAATGTGCTTCGAACGATTGCCCTGCATATGGTGCTCCAATGATGACCGTCTGACTCGTGAGGTCGATCGTCGCCTCGGCGGTGGGGTCGGTCTCGGCAACACCTATCAGCCACCGTGTCTCGTCCTCGGAGAGTTGAACAGGGAGCAGACCGATCTTGGTGCAGTTGCTATAGAAGATGTCGGCAAAGGAAGGCGCCACGATCGCCTGGAAACCCCAGTCCATCAAACCCCACGGTGCATGCTCGCGCGACGAGCCGGATCCGAAATTCGCCCCCGTCAGCAGAATGCGGGCGTTTCGATACTCGGGGCGGTTGGTGACGAACTCGGGGTCGGGTTCACCGTCCGGCCTGTGCCGCCAGTCATGGAAGAGAAACTCCCCGTAGCCGGTGCGCTCCACTCGTTTCAGGAACTCCTTCGGCATGATCTGGTCGGTGTCGACGTTCGCCCGCGGCAGCGGCAGCATCGTGCCCACGATACGATCGATAGGCTCCATCAGGCTCTCTCCCAGGTTCGGATGTCGACGAAGTGGCCTTCGACGGCGGCGGCTGCAGCCATCGCCGGGCTGACCAGGTGGGTTCGCGCCCCTCGTCCCTGGCGTCCCTCGAAGTTGCGGTTGGAGGTGGATGCGCAGCGTTCTCCAGGGGCGAGGATATCGGGATTCATCCCCAGGCACATCGAGCAGCCGGCGTCCCGCCACTCGAATCCGGCAGCCTTGAAGAGCCGATCGAGACCCTCGTTCTCGGCCTGGAGCTTCACCAGCCCGGAGCCCGGCACGATCATCGCCGAGACGTCGGGATGCACCTTCCGGCCATCGACGAGGCGCGCCACTTCGCGCAGGTCTTCTATGCGAGCGTTGGTGCACGATCCGATGAAGACCCGGTCGAGGTGGATGTGGGTGAGGGGGGTTCCCGGTTCCAGGTCCATGTAGGTGAGGGCTCGCTGGATCGACTCCTGCTCGTTGGGGTCGGTCGCAGCATCCGGGGAGGGCACCGTGCTCTGTACCGGCAGGGTGTGGGCCGGGTTCGTGCCCCACGACACGTATGGTTCGAGTTCGGAGGCCAGGAAGGCCACCCCCGTGTCGAACTGGGCTTCGGGGTCGCTGGGGAGCGAGCGCCAGTAGTCGAGTGCCTGCTCCCAGGCGGGGCCGGTGGGAGCTTGGGGGCGGCCCTCCAGGTACGCGAAGGTGGTGTCGTCGGGGGCGACCATACCTGCGCGGGATCCGGCTTCGATCGACATGTTGCAGATCGTCATTCGGCCTTCCATCGAGAGGCTCTCGATGGCCTCGCCCCGAAACTCGATGACGTGTCCGGTGCCACCGTCGACGCCGATCCGGGAGATGATCCCCAGGATGACGTCCTTGGCGGTCACGCCGTAGGGCAGCGATCCATCGACGACGATCGCCATCGATCGCGGCTTGACTTGGGGGAGGGTCTGTGTGGCCAGCACGTGTTCGACTTCCGACGTGCCGATGCCGAAAGCGAGAGCGCCGAAGGCACCATGGGTGGCGGTGTGAGAATCGCCGCAGACGATCACCATTCCAGGCTGTGTGATGCCCTGTTCGGGTCCGATCACGTGAACGATGCCCTGACGGGGATCGTCGAGTCCGAACAGTGTGATCCCGGACTCTCGACAGTTGGCGATCAGTGTTTCGATTTGTCGTTTGGAGAGAGGGTCGTGGATGCCCAGTTCTCGATGGATCGTTGGGACACCGTGGTCGATGGTGGCGAGGCTCAGGTCGGGCCGGCGTACCGTACGTCCGGCCATGCGGAGGCCGTCGAAAGCCTGTGGGGAGGTGACCTCGTGGAGGAGCTGCAGGTCGACATAGAGCAGGTCGGGTTCGCCCACGGCGGAGCGGACGATGTGGTCGTTCCAGACTTTCTCGAACAAGGCTTGTGGCATGTCAACGTCATGGGTCGCGGGCGGACGAGGCGGGAAGGATAGCCGGAGACTGGCGATGTTCCCGTGTCACACCCGGCTGATGGAGCGAACGTACTTTCTCAGAGAGGGAAGTGGATCCACCGGTAGATCGGCCGATGCGATCGGGCGGGTCAGCCGGCATGGGCCACCATGTCGGCAACCCATCTCGAGATCATCGGAAGGAACGAGCGAGAACGGTGATGGCGCCAAGAGGCACGATGGTCGACGATTGCCACGCTCACGGCGTCTTGGCGTGCCTCTTCGGCGCCACGTCGCAGGTGCCACGGGCCGCACGAGCCAACGAAGAACTTCCCACGACACGTGCCGCCCTCGGCAAGGCTCGTTACTCCTGCCGGTCGGACACGGTGCTACGCGCGTGACACTCCGAGAACGACACGTGATTGTCACGGATGACCCTGAGACGGAATGACTCAGGATTCGGGGGCACCATTGGAGATCCAGTCCTCGATCATCTGGATCTGCGCATCGGAAAGGCCTCCTGACGGCGGCATCGGTCCGCCGAATTCCTGGGCTCCCAGAAGTTTCTGGAGCAGGATGCTGGCGTTGGGATCACCCGGCACGATGACAGGAGCATGAGCGCCGCTGGTCATTGTCGACTGGTAGCCGGAGGCATCCCATCCTCCGAGCGTACCGTGACACATGGAGCAGGCGGTGTCGAAGAGCGGTTTGACATCGGCGACGAAGGTTGGCTCCTCCGAGGCGGTTGTGGGCCCGCCGGCGAGGGTGCGGACGAACCCGACCAGGTCTTCGATCTGGTCAGTCGTCAGAACCTGCCCCCAGGCGATCATCGCCGTGGCAGGATGGCCGAGTTGGATGGTGGTGACGATCTCGGAGTCGGTGTACGAGTCCTGGAATGTGGGGTCGACGAGCGAAGGACCGATCGCGCCAGACCCGTCGAGCGCGTGGCATTGCGCGCAGAACTCGTCCCAGATCTGCTGCGAGCTTCCCGCCA
Proteins encoded in this window:
- the leuC gene encoding 3-isopropylmalate dehydratase large subunit, with the translated sequence MPQALFEKVWNDHIVRSAVGEPDLLYVDLQLLHEVTSPQAFDGLRMAGRTVRRPDLSLATIDHGVPTIHRELGIHDPLSKRQIETLIANCRESGITLFGLDDPRQGIVHVIGPEQGITQPGMVIVCGDSHTATHGAFGALAFGIGTSEVEHVLATQTLPQVKPRSMAIVVDGSLPYGVTAKDVILGIISRIGVDGGTGHVIEFRGEAIESLSMEGRMTICNMSIEAGSRAGMVAPDDTTFAYLEGRPQAPTGPAWEQALDYWRSLPSDPEAQFDTGVAFLASELEPYVSWGTNPAHTLPVQSTVPSPDAATDPNEQESIQRALTYMDLEPGTPLTHIHLDRVFIGSCTNARIEDLREVARLVDGRKVHPDVSAMIVPGSGLVKLQAENEGLDRLFKAAGFEWRDAGCSMCLGMNPDILAPGERCASTSNRNFEGRQGRGARTHLVSPAMAAAAAVEGHFVDIRTWERA
- the leuD gene encoding 3-isopropylmalate dehydratase small subunit, producing MEPIDRIVGTMLPLPRANVDTDQIMPKEFLKRVERTGYGEFLFHDWRHRPDGEPDPEFVTNRPEYRNARILLTGANFGSGSSREHAPWGLMDWGFQAIVAPSFADIFYSNCTKIGLLPVQLSEDETRWLIGVAETDPTAEATIDLTSQTVIIGAPYAGQSFEAHFEIDPFIRYRLLNGLDDIDITLRHGSDIDVFERSRPVFMPRL